One window of Brachybacterium ginsengisoli genomic DNA carries:
- a CDS encoding glycoside hydrolase family 2 TIM barrel-domain containing protein, which translates to MSTPQQSADSRSAGIKDPTDRWWEELPAGRNRLAGRAHLRSDAPALNLDGTWDFRYGTRADGSDLGDAGEITVPGLWQFQGHGAPQYTNVIYPIPREIPHVPDENPTGHYSRTLATPAEWAEQLAAGARVLLRFQGVDSAAKVWIDGAEVGVTAGSRLTQEFDVTDALTTAGEHLLEVRVVQWSVNTYVEDQDMWWASGIFRSVDLLLRPVGGIHDLVTVADFDPATGTGSLRATAFAADGTELAATVEIPALGHSAATGAEAVDLGEVRPWSAEDPHLYDATISTGAETVTLRLGFRRVEVDGEIFRVNGERIVFRGVNRHEADPLVGRTQHEGNQDLDVALMKQHNLNAVRTSHYPPHQRFLDVCDEAGLYVICEGDFETHGFHADETWGEDGTGAAEGPAQNPLFEASLVERSERFVRRDRHHASIIMWSIGNEAASGPVTEAMVARVRETDPTRPVIYEQDYAAEYVDVFSLMYPTVDESAQIGRRDLSPEYQDKLTRMLRSFALDVPDGHFADPPALTKPFLWIEYAHAMGNGAGSLKEYMALTEQHPALHGGFIWEWIDHGLETTDAEGNRIYGYGGDFGERLHDGNFVADGLVLPDRTPSPALLDAKHHYSPVGLEVSAGGARITNRYAFSDLTHLRAEVSLDAQATWQEIELPAIAPGESGEVALPVHDGAATTVRLTTREVQGPVPAGHLVVAADHVDAERLRAAQTPSADGAVAPVRAEDGTWSLGPARFDDLGRLVGLGELEIEHAGADLYRAPVDNERARTRAPLEARWKRIGLDHARRRLAEITADGDALVVRSRLGLDGSALGADVTERWSGTADGVGVEVTVTPSAFWPADLPLPRIGWTFALPSAPDQVEYEGYGPHESYPDTGGGTTFGLWTSTLAELQVPYVFPQENGNRAGVVSAHLRGAGGAGLEVRAPEGLGLAARPWSTAELDARAHDGALRADGRTWVTLSSALHGVGSAACGPEPLPEYVLSAREETFAFHLSPGTV; encoded by the coding sequence ATGAGCACCCCGCAGCAGTCCGCCGACAGCCGGTCCGCCGGCATCAAAGATCCCACCGACCGCTGGTGGGAGGAGCTTCCCGCCGGCCGGAACCGCCTGGCCGGCCGCGCGCACCTGCGCTCCGACGCTCCGGCCCTGAACCTCGACGGGACCTGGGACTTCCGCTACGGCACCCGGGCCGACGGCAGCGACCTCGGCGACGCAGGCGAGATCACGGTGCCCGGCCTGTGGCAGTTCCAGGGCCACGGCGCCCCGCAGTACACCAACGTCATCTACCCGATCCCGCGCGAGATCCCGCACGTGCCGGACGAGAACCCCACCGGCCACTACTCGCGCACCCTGGCCACCCCGGCCGAGTGGGCCGAGCAGCTCGCCGCCGGGGCGCGCGTGCTGCTGCGCTTCCAGGGCGTGGACTCCGCGGCGAAGGTCTGGATCGACGGTGCCGAGGTCGGCGTGACCGCCGGCTCCCGCCTCACCCAGGAGTTCGACGTCACCGACGCCCTCACGACCGCCGGCGAGCACCTGCTCGAGGTCCGCGTGGTGCAGTGGTCGGTGAACACCTACGTCGAGGACCAGGACATGTGGTGGGCCTCGGGCATCTTCCGCAGCGTGGACCTGCTGCTGCGGCCCGTCGGCGGGATCCACGACCTGGTCACGGTCGCGGACTTCGACCCGGCGACCGGCACCGGTTCGCTGCGGGCGACCGCCTTCGCGGCCGACGGCACCGAGCTCGCCGCGACGGTGGAGATCCCGGCGCTGGGCCATTCCGCCGCCACCGGCGCCGAGGCCGTCGATCTCGGCGAGGTGCGGCCGTGGTCCGCCGAGGACCCGCACCTGTACGACGCCACGATCAGCACCGGCGCCGAGACCGTGACGCTGCGCCTGGGCTTCCGCCGCGTCGAGGTGGACGGCGAGATCTTCCGCGTCAACGGCGAGCGCATCGTGTTCCGCGGCGTGAACCGTCATGAGGCGGATCCGCTCGTGGGCCGGACCCAGCACGAGGGCAACCAGGACCTCGACGTCGCGCTCATGAAGCAGCACAACCTCAACGCCGTGCGCACCTCCCACTACCCGCCCCACCAGCGCTTCCTCGACGTGTGCGACGAGGCCGGGCTGTACGTGATCTGCGAGGGCGACTTCGAGACCCACGGCTTCCACGCCGACGAGACCTGGGGCGAGGACGGCACCGGCGCGGCCGAGGGCCCGGCGCAGAACCCGCTCTTCGAGGCCTCGCTCGTGGAGCGCTCGGAGCGGTTCGTGCGCCGCGACCGCCACCATGCCTCGATCATCATGTGGTCGATCGGCAATGAGGCGGCCTCCGGCCCGGTCACCGAGGCGATGGTCGCCCGTGTGCGCGAGACCGACCCCACCCGCCCGGTGATCTACGAGCAGGACTACGCCGCGGAGTACGTGGACGTGTTCTCGCTGATGTACCCGACCGTCGACGAGTCCGCGCAGATCGGCCGCCGCGACCTGTCCCCCGAGTACCAGGACAAGCTCACCCGCATGCTGCGCAGCTTCGCCCTGGACGTGCCGGACGGCCACTTCGCGGATCCGCCGGCGCTGACCAAGCCGTTCCTGTGGATCGAGTACGCCCACGCGATGGGCAACGGCGCCGGCTCGCTGAAGGAGTACATGGCGCTGACCGAGCAGCACCCGGCGCTGCACGGCGGCTTCATCTGGGAGTGGATCGACCACGGCCTGGAGACCACCGACGCCGAGGGCAACCGCATCTACGGCTACGGCGGCGACTTCGGCGAGCGCCTGCACGACGGCAACTTCGTGGCCGACGGGCTCGTGCTGCCGGACCGCACGCCCTCCCCGGCGCTGTTGGACGCGAAGCACCACTACTCCCCGGTGGGCCTCGAGGTGAGCGCGGGCGGCGCACGGATCACCAACCGCTACGCCTTCAGCGACCTGACGCACCTGCGCGCCGAGGTGTCCCTCGACGCCCAGGCGACCTGGCAGGAGATCGAGCTGCCCGCCATCGCCCCGGGCGAGAGCGGCGAGGTGGCCCTCCCGGTGCACGACGGCGCCGCCACCACGGTGCGCCTGACCACCCGCGAGGTGCAGGGCCCGGTCCCCGCCGGCCACCTCGTCGTCGCCGCGGACCATGTCGATGCTGAGCGGCTGCGCGCCGCACAGACCCCGTCGGCCGACGGGGCCGTCGCGCCGGTGCGCGCCGAGGACGGCACCTGGAGCCTCGGTCCGGCACGCTTCGACGACCTCGGGCGCCTGGTGGGTCTCGGGGAGCTCGAGATCGAGCACGCCGGAGCGGACCTCTACCGCGCCCCGGTGGACAACGAGCGCGCCCGCACCCGGGCCCCGCTCGAGGCCCGCTGGAAGCGGATCGGCCTGGACCATGCCCGCCGCCGTCTGGCGGAGATCACGGCCGACGGCGACGCCCTCGTGGTGCGCAGCCGCCTGGGGCTGGACGGATCGGCGCTGGGCGCCGACGTCACCGAGCGCTGGAGCGGCACGGCCGACGGGGTCGGCGTGGAGGTCACGGTGACCCCCTCCGCGTTCTGGCCCGCGGATCTTCCGCTGCCGCGGATCGGCTGGACCTTCGCCCTGCCCTCCGCGCCGGACCAGGTGGAGTACGAGGGCTACGGCCCGCACGAGTCCTACCCGGACACCGGCGGCGGCACCACCTTCGGCCTCTGGACCTCGACGCTCGCGGAGCTCCAGGTCCCGTACGTGTTCCCGCAGGAGAACGGGAACCGCGCCGGCGTGGTGAGCGCCCACCTTCGCGGCGCCGGCGGCGCCGGGCTCGAGGTGCGGGCGCCCGAGGGGCTGGGGCTGGCTGCGCGTCCGTGGTCCACCGCCGAGCTCGATGCCCGGGCGCACGACGGGGCGCTGCGCGCCGACGGCCGCACCTGGGTGACGCTGTCCTCCGCACTGCACGGCGTGGGATCCGCGGCCTGCGGCCCGGAGCCGCTGCCGGAGTACGTGCTCTCCGCACGGGAGGAGACCTTCGCCTTCCACCTCTCCCCCGGGACGGTCTGA
- a CDS encoding FecCD family ABC transporter permease, with product MRRSTPLVIAGGVLALALACLLSLMVGARTVSPGTVMEALRSHDGALADHAVIQSRLLRTAAGVAVGAALAVAGAAMQGMTRNPLADPGILGINAGATTAVVLGVYLLDASRVAQFMGLALLGAGLGTVAVYAVASLGRDGATPVKLALAGAALTAGLGSLINALVMVDDSSLDRLRFWQVGTLGARSLRDIAGVGGLMAVGAVVILLAAGVLNALALGDDAAVGLGVKVGRARMLLGAAIILLCGAAVALAGPIGFLGLVVPHAARLLVGGDYRRIVPVCLLGGPVLILVADTVGRVIAPPAEVQVGVMTALLGVPVFVVLLRTRRQVGL from the coding sequence GTGAGACGGTCCACCCCGCTCGTGATCGCCGGGGGCGTGCTCGCCCTCGCGCTCGCGTGCCTGCTCTCCCTCATGGTCGGGGCCCGCACGGTGTCCCCGGGCACCGTGATGGAGGCGCTGCGCTCCCATGACGGCGCGCTCGCGGACCACGCCGTGATCCAGTCACGCCTGCTGCGCACCGCTGCAGGGGTCGCCGTCGGTGCGGCGCTCGCCGTCGCCGGAGCCGCGATGCAGGGGATGACCCGCAACCCGCTGGCCGATCCCGGGATCCTCGGGATCAACGCCGGGGCGACCACCGCGGTGGTGCTCGGGGTGTACCTCCTGGACGCCTCCCGCGTGGCCCAGTTCATGGGGCTCGCCCTGCTCGGCGCCGGCCTGGGGACGGTCGCGGTCTACGCCGTCGCCTCCCTCGGCCGCGACGGGGCGACCCCCGTCAAGCTCGCCCTGGCCGGCGCGGCGCTCACCGCGGGGCTCGGATCGCTCATCAACGCCCTGGTCATGGTCGACGACTCCTCGCTGGACCGGCTGCGGTTCTGGCAGGTGGGCACCCTCGGGGCGCGCAGCCTCCGGGACATCGCCGGCGTCGGGGGCCTGATGGCCGTGGGCGCCGTGGTGATCCTGCTGGCGGCCGGCGTGCTGAACGCCCTCGCACTCGGAGACGACGCCGCCGTGGGCCTCGGGGTGAAGGTGGGGCGCGCCCGGATGCTGCTCGGCGCGGCGATCATCCTGCTGTGCGGCGCGGCCGTCGCCCTCGCCGGACCGATCGGGTTCCTGGGACTGGTGGTCCCGCATGCCGCCCGGCTCCTGGTGGGCGGCGACTATCGGCGGATCGTGCCGGTGTGCCTGCTGGGCGGGCCCGTGCTGATCCTGGTGGCCGACACCGTGGGCCGCGTGATCGCTCCGCCGGCCGAGGTGCAGGTCGGCGTCATGACCGCCCTCCTGGGCGTACCGGTGTTCGTGGTCCTCCTGCGCACCCGACGGCAGGTGGGACTGTGA
- a CDS encoding MFS transporter, with product MSSDPLIAPSPVSEPIAPPPAPAALTGWGLAVLLISYAPVNFTFGAVNVLADAIGRDLRADGAGQQLVLAAYTTAFAASLVIAGRLGDRWGRRRLLLMGGLGVALLSAATGLAPDLTTAVTLRVLLGVAAGLLTPQVLATIQSASTGSARSRGLMLFVAVSGASTVIGQISAGALAAALPEHVGWRAVQVLTGLIALVGVAGLRLVPRTRSTAPLSLDAAGAGVLAASLLAIVVPLTLGRSLGWPVWTVLSLAAGAGLLAWFWSLQRRAERAGVVPVVPPAVLRLTVVRRGLLMTLLFFTTYGALLYELSAFAQLRYTLGSLGPALLVLGFGIAFIATSLALPRLIPAADERTMAAAGLAQAVVLAAIAVLVTTGHHDVASLQWALIPLGVVQALMFGPVLQTVLSRTPPWAAGVSSGLFATVQQLGLTLGVALLGGLFWSLAGPAHEHAQSALSVVVWIHAGSALAFAVIARSLRAHGPEPR from the coding sequence ATGTCCTCCGACCCCCTCATCGCCCCCTCCCCCGTCTCCGAGCCCATCGCGCCGCCTCCGGCTCCTGCGGCGCTCACCGGCTGGGGCCTCGCCGTGCTGCTGATCAGCTATGCCCCGGTGAACTTCACCTTCGGCGCGGTCAACGTGCTGGCCGACGCCATCGGCCGCGACCTCCGGGCCGACGGGGCCGGACAGCAGCTCGTGCTCGCGGCGTACACCACGGCCTTCGCCGCGAGCCTCGTGATCGCCGGGCGGCTCGGCGACCGGTGGGGTCGACGGCGACTGCTGCTCATGGGCGGCCTCGGCGTCGCCCTGCTCAGCGCCGCCACCGGCCTCGCCCCGGACCTGACCACCGCGGTGACGCTCCGGGTCCTGCTCGGGGTCGCCGCGGGTCTGCTCACCCCGCAGGTGCTCGCGACGATCCAGTCGGCCTCCACCGGGTCGGCCCGCTCCCGCGGCCTGATGCTGTTCGTCGCGGTCAGCGGAGCGAGCACCGTGATCGGCCAGATCTCGGCCGGCGCCCTCGCCGCCGCGCTGCCGGAGCACGTGGGCTGGCGCGCCGTGCAGGTCCTCACCGGCCTCATCGCCCTGGTGGGGGTGGCCGGGCTGCGCCTCGTGCCGCGTACCCGCTCCACCGCTCCGCTCTCCCTCGACGCGGCCGGCGCCGGGGTGCTCGCGGCGAGCCTGCTGGCGATCGTCGTGCCGCTGACCCTGGGCCGCTCGCTCGGCTGGCCGGTGTGGACCGTCCTCTCCCTCGCCGCGGGAGCCGGACTGCTGGCGTGGTTCTGGTCGCTGCAGCGCCGGGCCGAACGGGCCGGCGTCGTGCCCGTGGTGCCGCCGGCGGTGCTGCGCCTGACCGTGGTGCGCCGGGGCCTGCTCATGACGCTGCTGTTCTTCACGACCTACGGGGCGCTGCTGTACGAGCTCTCCGCCTTCGCGCAGCTGCGGTACACGCTGGGATCGCTGGGCCCGGCGCTGCTGGTGCTCGGCTTCGGCATCGCGTTCATCGCGACCTCCCTGGCCCTGCCGCGGCTGATCCCCGCCGCCGACGAGCGGACCATGGCCGCGGCCGGCCTCGCCCAGGCGGTGGTCCTGGCCGCGATCGCGGTGCTCGTGACCACGGGCCACCACGACGTGGCGTCCCTGCAGTGGGCGCTGATCCCGCTCGGAGTGGTCCAGGCGCTCATGTTCGGCCCTGTCCTGCAGACGGTGCTCTCCCGCACGCCGCCGTGGGCGGCCGGGGTGAGCAGCGGACTGTTCGCCACGGTCCAGCAGCTCGGCCTGACGCTCGGGGTGGCGCTGCTCGGGGGCCTGTTCTGGTCCCTCGCCGGGCCCGCCCACGAGCACGCGCAGAGCGCTCTGTCGGTCGTGGTGTGGATCCACGCGGGCAGCGCGCTGGCCTTCGCCGTGATCGCCCGCAGCCTGCGCGCCCATGGGCCCGAGCCCCGCTGA
- a CDS encoding ABC transporter substrate-binding protein — protein sequence MTLSRRALVALSVLAVPALASCSGDPTGAAEDKGDAQSFHATITHIYGETVLEKKPTTIVTVSWVNADTLLALGVVPAGMPTVTWGGNDNGSTDWIDAKLDELGAGWDTDKAPVTYDETDGINVDEMAALVPDLIVAAYSGITKEEYEQLSRIAPTIGPLAPNYTASWEDVLAAVGAATDLADEAAELAEKITGDLAAVGAENPAIEGATFIAGTLGLTDNTISLYVGEDTRPRFFTALGMTQADVVTENTEGEETFFIDWSPERADELDSDLFYSWAAPGTTVEDFRANPLFAQIPAVAAGGVVLTDDDHLTLSISAANALSLPWALENFVPTVVEVAQSVRG from the coding sequence GTGACGCTCTCCCGTCGCGCGCTCGTCGCCCTGTCCGTCCTCGCCGTGCCCGCGCTGGCGTCCTGCTCCGGAGACCCCACCGGTGCCGCCGAGGACAAGGGCGATGCCCAGTCGTTCCACGCGACCATCACGCACATCTACGGCGAGACCGTGCTGGAGAAGAAGCCGACCACGATCGTCACCGTCTCCTGGGTCAACGCGGACACCCTCCTCGCCCTCGGCGTGGTCCCCGCCGGGATGCCGACGGTGACCTGGGGAGGGAACGACAACGGCTCGACCGACTGGATCGACGCGAAGCTCGACGAGCTCGGCGCCGGCTGGGACACCGACAAGGCACCGGTCACGTACGACGAGACCGATGGCATCAACGTCGACGAGATGGCCGCACTGGTCCCGGACCTCATCGTCGCCGCGTACTCCGGCATCACCAAGGAGGAGTACGAGCAGCTCAGCAGGATCGCCCCCACCATCGGCCCGCTGGCACCGAACTACACGGCCTCCTGGGAGGACGTCCTGGCCGCCGTGGGTGCCGCGACCGACCTCGCCGACGAGGCGGCGGAGCTGGCCGAGAAGATCACCGGCGACCTCGCCGCGGTCGGGGCGGAGAACCCCGCGATCGAGGGCGCCACCTTCATCGCCGGCACCCTGGGCCTGACCGACAACACCATCTCGCTCTATGTCGGGGAGGACACCCGCCCGCGGTTCTTCACGGCGCTCGGGATGACCCAGGCCGACGTGGTCACCGAGAACACCGAGGGCGAGGAGACCTTCTTCATCGACTGGTCCCCCGAGCGGGCCGACGAGCTGGACTCCGACCTCTTCTACTCCTGGGCCGCCCCGGGCACCACCGTCGAGGACTTCCGGGCGAACCCGCTGTTCGCCCAGATCCCCGCCGTGGCCGCCGGGGGAGTGGTGCTCACGGACGACGACCACCTCACCCTGTCGATCTCGGCGGCCAACGCCCTGAGCCTGCCGTGGGCCCTGGAGAACTTCGTGCCCACGGTCGTCGAGGTCGCCCAGAGCGTTCGGGGCTGA
- a CDS encoding helix-turn-helix transcriptional regulator yields the protein MESSADRRKQLGAFLRARREKVTPDQVGLPPMGRRRTPGLRREEVAQLAGIGTTWYTWLEQGRATGVSEQVLEAVARVLRMSDAERHHLFVLADRGPVKHAPLMTLRPEHAALIEQLLPFPAAVQTDAYEIVASNRMYRYLFGDLDALPVGDRNCAWLMFTDPVWRGSLVDEDIVLPEIVARLRARRAEHRDEPRWVALVERLLTHSEDFRALWESYEVADDRPRLRQYDSPHAGLLEVHFQSLWIDPDRGSRIIVMVPADETTRERLERFATLIEAAPAWTAREDAVATLAS from the coding sequence ATGGAGTCCTCCGCCGACCGACGCAAGCAGCTGGGTGCCTTCCTCCGGGCACGCCGGGAGAAGGTCACCCCTGATCAGGTGGGCCTGCCTCCGATGGGCCGACGGCGCACGCCGGGGCTGCGCCGCGAAGAGGTCGCCCAGCTCGCCGGCATCGGCACCACCTGGTACACCTGGCTCGAGCAGGGCAGGGCCACCGGGGTCTCGGAACAGGTGCTCGAGGCGGTGGCCCGAGTGCTGCGGATGTCCGACGCCGAGCGCCACCACCTGTTCGTGCTCGCCGACCGCGGCCCGGTCAAGCACGCCCCGCTGATGACCCTGCGCCCCGAGCACGCGGCGCTGATCGAGCAGCTCCTGCCGTTCCCCGCCGCCGTGCAGACGGACGCCTACGAGATCGTCGCCTCCAACCGGATGTACCGCTACCTGTTCGGTGATCTGGACGCGCTCCCGGTCGGCGACCGTAACTGTGCGTGGCTGATGTTCACCGATCCCGTCTGGCGCGGGAGCCTCGTGGACGAGGACATCGTGCTGCCCGAGATCGTCGCGCGCCTGCGCGCCCGTCGGGCGGAGCATCGCGACGAACCGCGCTGGGTCGCGCTCGTGGAGCGCCTGCTCACGCACTCCGAGGACTTCCGTGCGCTGTGGGAGTCCTACGAGGTCGCCGACGATCGGCCGCGACTGCGTCAGTACGACTCCCCGCACGCCGGGCTCTTGGAGGTGCACTTCCAGAGCCTGTGGATCGATCCTGATCGGGGGTCGCGGATCATCGTGATGGTCCCGGCCGACGAGACGACCCGGGAGCGGCTCGAGCGCTTCGCCACGCTGATCGAGGCCGCGCCGGCCTGGACGGCCCGGGAGGATGCGGTGGCGACGCTCGCGAGCTGA
- a CDS encoding MGMT family protein has product MATPPPRTRMDDLTVERVLRVVEAIPAGQVAAYGEVGSIVGVGPRLVGRIMGTWGSGVPWWRVANSYGDHPLLARALPHWEQEGIAVKPNGRGCRMADHGVDLDVLRRAASASLAELDEPSGPPER; this is encoded by the coding sequence ATGGCCACCCCTCCCCCGCGCACCCGCATGGACGACCTCACGGTCGAGCGCGTGCTCCGCGTGGTCGAGGCGATCCCTGCTGGGCAGGTCGCTGCCTACGGCGAGGTCGGATCGATCGTGGGCGTGGGTCCCCGGCTCGTCGGACGGATCATGGGCACCTGGGGCTCGGGCGTGCCGTGGTGGCGGGTCGCCAACAGCTACGGCGACCACCCCCTCCTGGCACGCGCTCTGCCGCACTGGGAGCAGGAGGGCATCGCCGTGAAGCCGAACGGGCGGGGCTGCCGGATGGCGGACCATGGCGTCGACCTCGACGTTCTGCGCCGCGCGGCATCGGCCTCCCTCGCCGAGCTCGACGAGCCGTCAGGGCCTCCCGAGCGCTGA
- a CDS encoding DUF3375 domain-containing protein, translated as MTTTEPNRWTDRRSDAVSARKEAYEQLRRASTWRLLAATKAPAVLAILQATFPAGDRRLPRSELIARVGAHLALLHDEDGAEESELATGDAGEDLDPSEGESRGGRTAAEYVDGWVREGYLTRRDDPQHTETTFEPSPATIDAIQFIASLEEHRPTTTQSRLQLVVQQFERLAQETETDRDVRLADLQRRRERIEAEIRDLAEGELMLPSPEASTDRLRDILQIATELSGDFLQYREDLRAVDLHLREQILSPEGSRGEILEQLLAGDDLLGQSSVGRTFTAFFRMLNDPVQTRTTQELVDRLLERDFSRTLGRDERERLANVFSDLYEPAQEVLDVKTELYRSLARFVRSQDFRQHRVLLEALQEAQGLALAQKDEVPTRSPFPLELDLSRAQLGSVSQHRLKDPTDPGAPAEAEVHDATSLSVEVLQDLVRTNDIDIVGLTSDVNSVRGRSGQASLGDVLRERPAEQGLASVIGLMFLATNHAQRREGSTEIVTWRELDGNDYAAKVPAFYFLDDVPVD; from the coding sequence GTGACCACGACCGAGCCGAACCGGTGGACCGACCGCCGCAGCGACGCCGTGTCCGCGCGCAAGGAGGCCTACGAGCAGCTGCGCCGGGCCAGCACCTGGCGCCTGCTCGCGGCCACGAAGGCGCCCGCGGTGCTCGCGATCCTGCAGGCGACCTTCCCCGCCGGCGACCGTCGGCTCCCGCGCAGCGAGCTCATCGCCCGTGTGGGGGCGCATCTCGCCCTGCTGCATGACGAGGACGGCGCCGAGGAGTCGGAGCTCGCGACCGGCGATGCCGGCGAGGACCTCGATCCCTCCGAGGGCGAATCCCGTGGCGGCCGCACCGCGGCGGAGTACGTGGACGGCTGGGTCCGCGAGGGCTACCTGACCCGTCGCGACGACCCGCAGCACACCGAGACCACCTTCGAGCCGTCCCCGGCCACGATCGACGCGATCCAGTTCATCGCCTCCCTCGAGGAGCACCGCCCCACCACCACGCAGTCCCGTCTGCAGCTGGTGGTGCAGCAGTTCGAGCGCCTCGCCCAGGAGACCGAGACCGACCGCGACGTGCGCCTGGCGGACCTGCAGCGTCGCCGCGAGCGGATCGAGGCCGAGATCCGGGACCTGGCCGAGGGCGAGCTGATGCTCCCCAGCCCCGAGGCGTCGACCGACCGGCTGCGGGACATCCTGCAGATCGCGACCGAGCTCTCCGGCGACTTCCTGCAGTACCGCGAGGACCTGCGCGCGGTGGACCTGCACCTGCGCGAGCAGATCCTCTCCCCGGAGGGCTCGCGCGGCGAGATCCTCGAGCAGCTGCTCGCCGGAGACGACCTGCTGGGTCAGTCCAGCGTGGGCCGCACCTTCACGGCGTTCTTCCGCATGCTCAACGATCCCGTGCAGACCCGCACCACCCAGGAGCTCGTGGATCGTCTGCTGGAGCGGGACTTCTCGCGAACCCTCGGCCGGGACGAGCGGGAGCGCCTCGCCAACGTGTTCAGCGACCTCTACGAGCCGGCGCAGGAGGTGCTGGACGTCAAGACGGAGCTGTACCGCTCGCTGGCCCGCTTCGTGCGCTCGCAGGACTTCCGCCAGCACCGGGTGCTGCTCGAGGCGCTGCAGGAGGCCCAGGGCCTGGCGCTCGCGCAGAAGGACGAGGTGCCCACGCGCAGCCCGTTCCCGCTCGAGCTGGACCTCTCGCGCGCCCAGCTGGGCTCCGTCTCCCAGCACCGACTGAAGGACCCCACCGACCCCGGCGCCCCCGCCGAGGCCGAGGTGCACGACGCGACCTCGCTCAGCGTCGAGGTGCTGCAGGACCTCGTGCGCACCAACGACATCGACATCGTCGGCCTGACCTCGGACGTCAACTCCGTGCGGGGCCGCAGCGGCCAGGCCTCCCTCGGGGACGTGCTGCGCGAGCGGCCCGCCGAGCAGGGTCTCGCGAGCGTCATCGGGCTCATGTTCCTGGCGACCAACCACGCCCAGCGGCGCGAGGGATCCACGGAGATCGTCACGTGGCGGGAGCTCGACGGCAACGACTACGCCGCGAAGGTGCCCGCCTTCTACTTCCTGGACGACGTCCCGGTCGACTGA
- a CDS encoding DUF4194 domain-containing protein, which translates to MSTSAPRTDVDDSLTEDSAPSAPGAALVDESRRVLVHLLQGPFLDGRRDGARYAQLLRDRSAIESRLADLFLELIVDDDAQVAFVRQSEEDPDAPKLLRRLTGMNRLDSVLMLVLRQMLLTQSSRGQRTVVSEAELQQALAAYRRTTSTDEAGFAKEVRASIAKVQRAGLLDEQGDDYEVSPVLRLMIGPDTAREFIGLYREAGVSGLEDPEESSGEDAAEGSDAESSAQS; encoded by the coding sequence GTGAGCACCTCTGCCCCCCGCACCGATGTCGATGACTCCCTGACCGAGGACTCGGCCCCCTCCGCTCCCGGCGCGGCCCTCGTGGACGAGTCCCGACGGGTCCTCGTCCATCTGCTGCAGGGCCCCTTCCTCGACGGTCGCCGCGACGGGGCTCGTTACGCCCAGCTGCTGCGGGACCGCTCTGCGATCGAGTCCCGGCTCGCGGATCTCTTCCTCGAGCTGATCGTCGACGACGACGCGCAGGTCGCCTTCGTGCGCCAGAGCGAGGAGGACCCCGACGCTCCCAAGCTGCTTCGCCGTCTGACCGGCATGAACCGCTTGGATTCGGTGCTGATGCTGGTGCTGCGCCAGATGCTGCTCACCCAGTCCTCGAGAGGTCAGCGCACCGTGGTCTCCGAGGCGGAGCTGCAGCAGGCGCTGGCCGCCTATCGCCGCACCACCTCGACCGACGAGGCGGGCTTCGCCAAGGAGGTCCGAGCCTCGATCGCCAAGGTGCAGCGCGCCGGTCTGCTCGACGAGCAGGGCGATGACTACGAGGTCTCGCCGGTGCTGCGCCTGATGATCGGCCCGGACACGGCGCGGGAGTTCATCGGCCTGTACCGCGAGGCGGGCGTCAGCGGTCTCGAGGACCCCGAGGAGAGCTCCGGCGAGGATGCCGCCGAGGGATCTGACGCGGAATCGTCGGCGCAGAGCTGA